In a single window of the Bufo bufo chromosome 5, aBufBuf1.1, whole genome shotgun sequence genome:
- the LOC121002656 gene encoding gastrula zinc finger protein XlCGF26.1-like, whose protein sequence is DEEYKEEIPTDKSPDDCTGRLEKHLISTYYNADDPCVILDTYEERAIIPDVPSDLHSKNLSSHPLKQVQSSNSSHTLTQNETRRRCSGTQRARRKPYSCSECGKYFTWKSGLLQHQIHHTGEKLYSCSDCGKCFTSKTQIENHQRMHTGEKPFLCSECGKCFTRKTYLDKHYRIHTGEKPFSCSECGKCFTRKSHLDNHHRIHTGEKPFLCSECGKCFTNKTHLETHQRIHTGEKPFSCSECGKCFTRKTYLDKHYRIHTGEKPFSCSECRKSFTDKSSLESHHRIHTGERPFLCSECARSFTRKSDLLLHQRSHTAEKPYSCSECGKCFTRKSYLDNHYRIHTGDKPYSCSECRKSFTEKSNLERHRQIHTLEKLYSCSECGKCFTHKSSLKSHQKIHTGEKLYSCSECGKCFIHKSSLKSHQKIHTGEKLYSCSECGKCFIHKSSLKSHQKIHTGEKLYSCSECRKCFTAKSSLEIHQRIHTGEKPFSCSECGKCFTQKSSLVQHQRIHTRNNEF, encoded by the exons gatgaggaatacaaggaggagatccCTACAGATAAGagcccag ATGACTGTACTGGGCGCTTGGAGAAGCATCTCATATCTACATATTATAATGCAGATGATCCATGTGTCATATTAGATACATATGAAGAGCGtgccattatcccagatgtacCCTCAGACCTTCACAGCAAAAATCTATCATCTCATCCTTTAAAACAAGTCCAATCTTCTAATTCATCACATACTCTTACTCAGAATGAAACTCGCAGAAGATGTTCTGGAACCCAAAGAGCTCGGAGAAAGCcgtattcatgctcagaatgtggcaaatatTTTACTTGGAAATCAGGCCTTCTTCAACATCAAAttcatcacacaggggagaagctgtattcatgttcagactgtgggaaatgttttactagtAAAACACAAATTGAAAACCATCAGAGAatgcacacaggagagaagccatttttatgttcagaatgtggaaaatgttttactagAAAAACATATCTTGATAAACATtacagaattcacacaggagagaagccgttttcatgttcagaatgtggaaaatgttttactagAAAATCACATCTTGATAACCAtcacagaattcacacaggagagaagccgtttttatgttcagaatgtggaaaatgttttacgaaTAAAACACATCTTGAAACCCATCagcgaattcacacaggagagaagccgttttcatgttcagaatgtggaaaatgttttactagAAAAACATATCTTGATAAACATtacagaattcacacaggagagaagccgttttcatgttcagaatgtaggaaATCTTTTACTGATAAATCAAGTCTTGAGAGCCATcatagaattcacacaggagaaaggcCGTTTTTGTGTTCAGAATGTGCGAGATCCTTTACTAGAAAGTCAGATCTTCTTCTACATCAAAGAAGTCACACagcagagaagccgtattcatgttcagaatgtggaaaatgttttactagAAAATCATATCTTGATAACCATtacagaattcacacaggggataagccgtattcatgttcagaatgtaggaaATCTTTTACTGAGAAATCAAATCTTGAGAGACATCGGCAAATTCACACATTGGAGAagctgtattcatgttcagaatgtggcaaatgttttactcaTAAATCATCTCTAAAGagccatcagaaaattcacacaggggagaagctgtattcatgttcagaatgtggcaaatgttttattcATAAATCATCTCTAAAGagccatcagaaaattcacacaggggagaagctgtattcatgttcagaatgtggcaaatgttttattcATAAATCATCTCTAAAGagccatcagaaaattcacacaggggagaagctgtattcatgttcagaatgtaggaaATGTTTTACTGCGAAATCAAGTCTTgagatacatcagagaattcacacaggagagaagccgttttcgtgttcagaatgtggcaaatgttttactcaAAAATCATCTCTTgttcaacatcagagaattcacaccagGAACAACGAATTCTGA